The proteins below are encoded in one region of Aquisphaera giovannonii:
- a CDS encoding aldo/keto reductase, which produces MEFRQLGGSGFKVPALTLGTGTFGGGTKFFKAWGDTDAAGASRMVDVCLEAGLNMFDSADIYSNGLAEEVLGQAIKGRREQVLISTKGTFRHGAGPNDVGSSRWHLIRAVDGSLKRLGTDYIDLYQLHGFDAVTPVEEVLGTLDDMVRAGKIRYIGCSNFSGWHLMKSLAVSEKYGWARYVANQAYYSLIGREYEWELMPLGIDQRVGAVVWSPLGWGRLTGKIRRGQPLPAKSRLHETKDMGPPVSDEQLFRVVDALDEVAKETGKLVPQVALNWLLQRPTVSTVIIGARDEEQLTQNLGAVGWSLTVEQVARLDAASAVTPTYPYWHQRGFAERNPFPTS; this is translated from the coding sequence ATGGAATTTCGGCAGCTCGGCGGATCGGGGTTCAAGGTCCCGGCCCTGACCCTGGGGACCGGCACGTTCGGCGGCGGGACGAAGTTCTTCAAGGCCTGGGGCGACACCGATGCGGCGGGCGCCTCCCGCATGGTGGACGTCTGCCTCGAAGCCGGGCTGAATATGTTCGATTCGGCGGACATCTACTCGAACGGACTCGCCGAGGAGGTCCTTGGGCAGGCCATCAAGGGACGTCGAGAGCAGGTATTGATCTCCACCAAGGGCACCTTTCGCCACGGCGCCGGGCCAAACGACGTCGGCTCGTCCCGCTGGCACCTGATCAGGGCCGTGGACGGCAGCCTGAAGCGGCTCGGCACGGACTACATCGACCTGTATCAGCTTCACGGCTTCGACGCGGTGACGCCGGTGGAGGAGGTGCTCGGCACGCTCGACGACATGGTCCGTGCCGGCAAGATCCGCTACATCGGCTGCTCGAACTTCTCCGGCTGGCACCTCATGAAGTCGCTGGCCGTCTCGGAGAAGTACGGCTGGGCCAGGTACGTGGCGAATCAGGCGTACTACTCGCTCATCGGCCGCGAATACGAGTGGGAGCTGATGCCGCTCGGCATCGATCAGAGGGTCGGTGCCGTCGTCTGGAGCCCGCTCGGCTGGGGCCGCCTGACCGGGAAGATCCGCCGCGGCCAGCCGCTGCCGGCCAAGAGCCGGCTGCACGAGACGAAGGACATGGGCCCGCCCGTCTCGGATGAGCAACTCTTCCGGGTGGTGGACGCGCTCGACGAGGTGGCGAAGGAGACCGGCAAGCTGGTCCCCCAGGTTGCCCTCAACTGGCTGCTCCAGCGTCCGACCGTCTCCACAGTCATCATCGGCGCCCGCGACGAGGAGCAGCTCACGCAGAATCTCGGGGCGGTCGGCTGGAGCCTGACCGTCGAGCAGGTCGCGAGGCTCGACGCGGCGAGCGCGGTCACTCCGACGTACCCGTACTGGCATCAGAGAGGGTTCGCCGAGCGGAACCCGTTCCCGACGTCCTGA
- a CDS encoding sigma-54-dependent transcriptional regulator, whose translation MAHLLLIDDDPELLARQMRRVFSRPEHEVDEARTGAEGIAKAGRDAPDVIILDLRLPDRSGLEVHDAIRRIDARIPVIFVTMARKADAAIEAMKHGAYDYLVKPVDLHQLRGVIEGAIEVGRRMREPAIIPERGTDIDAEGVIVGSCPAMIEVYKAIGRVASQEVPVLITGESGTGKELVARALYQHSGRSRAPFLTLNCAAIPETLLESELFGHEKGAFTSADRRRIGKFEQCNGGTILLDEIGDMPLALQAKVLRILQDQVFERVGGNETVSTDVRLIAATHRDLRTWAADGKFRPDLYYRLGVFTIHLPPLRERGEDLELLVRYLLRRLNPQLGRDVRDVSPEAMTRLRAYPWPGNVRELQSVLKQALLQASGPLLLDQFLPDSLKEPASAPRQAGREGGPLHADLLGEFSPEDRDLYSELHRQLDRLLLPRAMEFARGSQHQAALHLGIARQTLRQKLRQLGIHPADQGPADEDDRATGAGEP comes from the coding sequence GTGGCGCACCTCCTCCTGATCGACGACGATCCCGAATTGCTCGCCAGGCAGATGCGCCGCGTCTTCTCGCGGCCGGAGCACGAGGTGGACGAGGCGCGGACGGGGGCCGAGGGCATCGCCAAGGCGGGCCGCGACGCGCCGGACGTCATCATCCTCGACCTCCGCCTGCCGGACCGGTCCGGGCTGGAGGTCCACGACGCGATCCGACGCATCGACGCCCGCATCCCGGTCATCTTCGTGACCATGGCGCGGAAGGCCGACGCGGCCATCGAGGCCATGAAGCACGGCGCCTACGACTACCTCGTCAAGCCGGTGGACCTCCACCAGCTCCGCGGCGTCATCGAGGGGGCGATCGAGGTCGGCCGGAGGATGCGCGAGCCCGCGATCATCCCCGAGCGCGGCACCGACATCGACGCCGAGGGGGTCATCGTCGGGAGCTGCCCGGCGATGATCGAGGTCTACAAGGCGATCGGCCGGGTCGCCTCCCAGGAGGTCCCGGTCCTCATCACCGGGGAGAGCGGAACCGGCAAGGAGCTGGTCGCCCGGGCCCTCTACCAGCACAGCGGGCGCTCCAGGGCCCCGTTCCTGACGCTCAACTGCGCGGCGATCCCCGAGACCCTCCTGGAGAGCGAGCTGTTCGGCCACGAGAAGGGCGCCTTCACCAGCGCCGACCGCCGCCGGATCGGCAAGTTCGAGCAGTGCAACGGCGGCACCATCCTGCTGGACGAGATCGGCGACATGCCGCTGGCCCTCCAGGCCAAGGTCCTGCGGATCCTCCAGGATCAGGTCTTCGAGCGCGTGGGCGGCAACGAGACCGTCTCCACGGACGTCCGCCTGATCGCGGCCACCCACCGCGACCTCAGGACGTGGGCGGCGGACGGCAAATTCCGGCCGGACCTGTACTACCGGCTCGGCGTCTTCACGATCCACCTGCCCCCCCTCCGCGAGCGGGGTGAAGACCTGGAGCTGCTCGTCCGCTACCTGCTCCGGCGGCTGAATCCACAGCTCGGTCGCGACGTCCGGGACGTCTCCCCGGAGGCGATGACCCGGCTCCGCGCCTACCCCTGGCCGGGGAACGTCCGGGAGCTGCAGAGCGTCCTCAAGCAGGCCCTCCTCCAGGCCAGCGGCCCGCTCCTGCTGGACCAGTTCCTCCCGGACTCCCTGAAGGAGCCGGCGTCGGCCCCCCGGCAGGCCGGCCGGGAGGGGGGGCCGCTACACGCGGACTTACTCGGCGAGTTCTCCCCGGAGGATCGGGACCTGTACTCCGAGCTCCACCGCCAGCTCGACCGGCTGCTCCTCCCGAGGGCCATGGAATTCGCCCGCGGCAGCCAGCACCAGGCGGCCTTGCACCTGGGGATCGCACGCCAGACGCTGAGGCAGAAGCTTCGTCAGCTCGGCATCCATCCGGCCGATCAGGGCCCGGCCGATGAGGACGACCGCGCCACCGGCGCCGGAGAACCTTGA
- a CDS encoding PAS domain S-box protein: MVDSPRRSWKATGVAILAPAVLLALRWPLWPALHNRLPNLWFVPGIIIAAYAGSTRGGTIATLLSALASAYFMLSPRHSLAGKDGEDLFALGFFVVMGVVISAIIGSLHETRRRLVEQEQRRADASVRETEDRFCRMAESIREVFWIWDPGRLSPTYVSPGYQALSGRSCESLRKRPRSWLKAVHPDDRRRLLERVQDWRCGTFKDEEFRVVQPDGAVRHVRTRAYRVCGQDGREPQLAGIAEDVTERKQALEALTAERHLLHTIMDNLPDSIYFKDADSRFLRINRALSDSFGLDDPATALGRTDFDFFTDEHARPAFEDEREILRTGQPLVNKEEKEIYSDGRTRWVSTTKMPYRDCQGRVIGTFGVARDISKVKLAEGALKESEARFRGTFENAAVGIAHLDLGGRWLRVNEILCQILNYDRDELARRTFWDISHPAGLEEELRCFSDLVEGRTSCYSLESRYLRKGGGTIWVDVSVSLQRTADGEPDYAIAVIEDISDRKQLEEELRRAKEAAEAASRAKDEFLANVSHEIRTPLNAILGMSELVLDTPLSDDQRECLGAARSAAESLLAIVNDLLDFAKIEAGKVELDRAVFPLRATVGDALKVLAARARMKGLALTLDVDDRVPDALVGDAGRLRQVLINLVGNAVKFTESGRVTVRVRSDEPAGAGREPGPSPVRFEVIDTGVGIPREAQGRIFRAFEQQDTSTTRRFGGTGLGLSIASRLAALMGGKIAVESEPGRGSTFRFAIPFERARAAEVRPDHPAARPSAPPISSSASLRILVAEDDEFNSRYLQRLLTRRGHSVRLVGNGRDALALADPADFDVLLLDVHMPELDGFHVIRAIREAERTRGGHLPVIGLTARSRPEDRELCLASGMDEYLSKPIRTADLYRAIDDLTAAPAGPPAAAPPRGQAPATTPPRQPSATAPPRNGWLLSPGPLLSACGEDQALLDEMCRFFQEAAPARLAELGESLRRDDAPAVREVAHKLAGMVSAFSSPAGDLACEIEEEAAEGRVGRSLAVAERLGAMVHELVAAMDGLTIASLEQRAAAGVHANH, translated from the coding sequence ATGGTCGATTCACCCCGACGGAGCTGGAAGGCGACCGGCGTGGCCATCCTCGCCCCGGCGGTGCTGCTCGCGCTCCGCTGGCCCCTCTGGCCGGCCCTCCACAACCGGCTGCCCAACCTCTGGTTCGTGCCGGGCATCATCATCGCTGCCTACGCCGGCTCGACCCGGGGCGGGACCATCGCCACGCTGCTCTCCGCCCTGGCGTCGGCCTACTTCATGCTCTCGCCGCGCCACTCCCTGGCGGGCAAGGACGGCGAGGACCTCTTCGCCCTGGGCTTCTTCGTGGTCATGGGCGTCGTGATCAGCGCCATCATCGGATCGCTGCACGAGACCCGCCGGCGGCTCGTCGAGCAGGAGCAGCGGCGGGCCGACGCCTCGGTCCGCGAGACCGAGGACCGCTTCTGCCGGATGGCGGAGAGCATCCGAGAGGTCTTCTGGATCTGGGACCCGGGCCGATTGTCCCCCACCTACGTGAGCCCCGGCTATCAGGCCCTGTCCGGCCGCAGCTGCGAGAGCCTCCGGAAGCGGCCGCGATCGTGGCTCAAGGCGGTGCATCCGGACGACCGTCGTCGGCTCCTGGAGCGGGTCCAGGACTGGCGGTGCGGGACGTTCAAGGACGAGGAGTTCCGCGTCGTCCAGCCCGACGGTGCCGTCCGCCACGTCCGGACTCGCGCCTACCGGGTCTGCGGCCAGGACGGGCGCGAGCCGCAGCTCGCCGGCATCGCCGAGGACGTCACCGAGCGCAAGCAGGCCCTCGAGGCCCTGACGGCCGAGCGGCACCTGCTGCACACGATCATGGACAACCTCCCCGACTCCATCTACTTCAAGGACGCGGACAGCCGGTTCCTCCGGATCAACCGGGCCCTGAGCGACAGCTTCGGCCTGGACGACCCGGCGACGGCGCTCGGCCGGACGGACTTCGACTTCTTCACGGACGAGCACGCCCGGCCGGCCTTCGAGGACGAGCGGGAGATCCTGAGGACCGGCCAGCCGCTGGTCAACAAGGAAGAGAAGGAGATCTACAGCGACGGCCGGACGCGGTGGGTTTCCACCACCAAGATGCCCTACCGGGACTGTCAGGGCCGCGTGATCGGGACCTTCGGGGTCGCGCGCGACATCAGCAAGGTCAAGCTCGCGGAGGGGGCCCTGAAGGAGAGCGAGGCCCGCTTCCGCGGCACCTTCGAGAATGCCGCCGTGGGGATCGCCCACCTGGACCTGGGCGGGCGATGGCTCCGCGTCAATGAGATCCTCTGCCAGATCCTCAACTACGACCGGGACGAGCTCGCCCGCCGGACGTTCTGGGACATCTCCCATCCCGCGGGGCTGGAGGAGGAGCTCCGCTGCTTCTCCGACCTCGTCGAGGGCAGGACGTCGTGCTACTCGCTCGAGAGCCGCTACCTGCGGAAAGGGGGCGGGACGATCTGGGTGGACGTCAGCGTCTCGCTCCAGCGGACCGCCGACGGTGAGCCGGACTACGCCATCGCCGTCATCGAGGACATCTCCGACCGGAAGCAGCTCGAGGAGGAGCTGCGCCGGGCCAAGGAGGCGGCCGAGGCGGCCAGCCGGGCCAAGGACGAGTTCCTCGCCAACGTCAGCCACGAGATCCGCACGCCGCTGAATGCGATCCTGGGGATGTCCGAGCTGGTCCTGGATACGCCCCTGTCCGACGACCAGAGGGAATGCCTGGGCGCCGCCAGGTCGGCGGCCGAGAGCCTGCTCGCCATCGTCAACGACCTGCTCGACTTCGCCAAGATCGAGGCGGGCAAGGTCGAGCTGGACCGCGCGGTATTCCCGCTGCGGGCCACGGTCGGCGACGCGCTGAAGGTGCTCGCCGCCCGCGCACGCATGAAGGGCCTGGCCCTGACGCTCGACGTGGACGATCGCGTCCCCGACGCGCTCGTCGGCGACGCGGGCCGGCTGAGGCAGGTGCTCATCAACCTCGTCGGGAACGCGGTCAAGTTCACGGAGTCGGGCCGGGTCACCGTCCGCGTGCGATCGGATGAGCCGGCCGGGGCGGGCCGGGAGCCCGGCCCGTCGCCCGTCCGTTTCGAGGTGATCGACACCGGCGTCGGCATCCCGCGAGAAGCCCAGGGGCGGATCTTCCGGGCGTTCGAGCAGCAGGACACCTCGACCACGCGGCGATTCGGGGGGACCGGGCTGGGCCTGTCGATCGCGTCACGCCTCGCGGCCCTGATGGGCGGGAAGATCGCGGTCGAGAGCGAGCCGGGGCGCGGCAGCACCTTCCGATTCGCCATCCCCTTCGAGCGCGCGAGGGCGGCGGAAGTCCGCCCCGACCATCCAGCCGCCAGGCCGTCGGCGCCCCCGATCTCGTCGTCCGCCTCCCTGCGCATCCTCGTGGCGGAGGACGATGAATTTAACTCGCGCTACCTGCAACGGCTCCTCACCCGCCGGGGCCATTCCGTGCGACTGGTCGGCAACGGCCGCGACGCGCTCGCGCTGGCCGACCCGGCCGATTTCGACGTCCTGCTCCTGGACGTCCACATGCCGGAGCTCGACGGCTTCCACGTCATCCGGGCCATCCGCGAGGCCGAGCGCACGCGAGGCGGGCACCTCCCGGTCATCGGCCTGACCGCGCGCTCCCGCCCGGAGGACCGCGAGCTCTGCCTGGCCAGCGGGATGGACGAATACCTCTCCAAGCCCATCCGGACCGCGGACCTCTACCGGGCCATCGACGACCTCACGGCGGCGCCGGCGGGCCCGCCGGCCGCCGCCCCGCCGCGGGGCCAGGCTCCGGCGACGACCCCGCCTCGCCAGCCGTCGGCCACGGCCCCGCCCCGCAACGGCTGGCTCCTCTCCCCCGGGCCGCTGCTCTCGGCCTGCGGCGAGGACCAGGCGCTGCTCGACGAGATGTGTCGCTTCTTCCAGGAGGCCGCCCCGGCCCGCCTCGCGGAGCTGGGGGAATCGCTGCGCCGCGACGACGCCCCGGCGGTCCGCGAGGTCGCGCACAAGCTCGCCGGCATGGTCTCCGCCTTCTCCTCGCCCGCGGGCGACCTCGCTTGCGAGATCGAGGAAGAGGCGGCCGAGGGACGCGTGGGCCGTTCCCTGGCCGTCGCGGAGCGCCTCGGGGCGATGGTCCACGAGCTCGTCGCGGCGATGGACGGCCTGACCATCGCATCGCTCGAGCAGCGGGCGGCGGCCGGAGTCCATGCGAATCATTGA
- a CDS encoding phosphatase PAP2 family protein: MSVHEHVHRLRARLLAADWLALGILTVGMVAIWGFLEIAEGVSEGTTRRFDAWLIHRLRQPGDPTRPLGPIWFEDAVRDLTSLGSLSLLVLVVGAVAGYLWIRRETVALALLFPATIGGLLVSLLLKAIFHRPRPDVVLQLTPAYLSSFPSGHTMNSAVVYLTIGLILSRLSTGVRLRAYAILLPSFLTLTVGLTRIYLGVHYPTDVVAGWAAGAAWMAVVWFLTRRLPIPRSLASADRLPDSPS; the protein is encoded by the coding sequence GTGAGCGTCCACGAACACGTCCACCGGCTCCGCGCACGGCTGCTGGCGGCCGACTGGCTGGCTCTCGGCATCCTGACGGTCGGCATGGTCGCGATCTGGGGCTTCCTGGAGATCGCCGAAGGGGTCTCCGAGGGTACGACCAGGCGGTTCGACGCCTGGCTGATCCATCGCCTCCGCCAGCCGGGCGACCCGACGCGGCCCCTGGGCCCGATCTGGTTCGAGGACGCCGTCCGCGACCTGACCTCCCTCGGCAGCCTCTCGCTCCTCGTCCTCGTGGTCGGCGCGGTGGCCGGATACCTGTGGATCCGGCGCGAGACGGTCGCCCTCGCGCTCCTCTTCCCGGCCACGATCGGCGGCCTGCTGGTCAGCCTCCTGCTGAAGGCGATCTTCCATCGCCCCCGACCGGACGTCGTGCTGCAGCTCACGCCGGCCTACCTGTCGAGCTTCCCGAGCGGCCACACGATGAATTCCGCGGTCGTCTACCTGACGATCGGCCTGATCCTGTCCAGGCTCTCCACGGGGGTGAGGCTCCGCGCCTATGCCATCCTGCTGCCGTCCTTCCTGACCCTGACCGTCGGCCTGACCCGCATCTATCTCGGCGTCCATTACCCGACCGACGTGGTCGCCGGATGGGCGGCGGGAGCCGCCTGGATGGCGGTGGTCTGGTTCCTGACCCGCAGGCTGCCGATCCCCAGGTCGCTGGCATCCGCGGACAGGCTCCCGGACTCGCCGTCGTAG
- a CDS encoding L-lactate dehydrogenase, giving the protein MTGLPPRNKIGLVGTGMVGASFAYSLMQCGVANELILVDADEARAEGEAMDLNHGMPFVSPMRIRAGGYELLAGCDLTVITAGANQRPGQTRLELLQRNAGVIRDIVPRIVAANPRGVILVATNPVDILTEIAAEVAGLPPGHVFGSGTTLDSARFRFLIGDYLDVNPRSVHAYIIGEHGDSAVPVWSVANIGGIRVSDLATGEGKRIDGAAMDRIFDQTRNAAYEIIQRKKSTYYAIGLALRTVVEAVLRDEQTVLTVCSPMKGQFGVEGISLSLPTIVGHGGAETVLQPPLDPREIGLFRESASILLDQYASVRA; this is encoded by the coding sequence ATGACGGGACTTCCGCCTCGCAACAAGATTGGCCTCGTGGGGACCGGCATGGTCGGGGCGTCGTTCGCCTACTCGCTCATGCAGTGCGGCGTCGCCAACGAGCTGATCCTGGTCGACGCCGACGAGGCGAGGGCCGAGGGCGAGGCCATGGACCTCAACCACGGCATGCCCTTCGTCAGCCCGATGCGGATCCGGGCGGGAGGCTACGAGCTGCTGGCCGGCTGCGACCTGACCGTCATCACCGCCGGGGCCAACCAGCGGCCGGGGCAGACGCGTCTGGAGCTGCTCCAGAGGAATGCCGGCGTGATCCGGGACATCGTGCCCAGGATCGTCGCCGCCAACCCCAGGGGCGTGATCCTCGTCGCGACGAATCCCGTGGACATCCTCACCGAGATCGCCGCGGAGGTCGCCGGCCTGCCGCCCGGGCATGTCTTCGGCTCCGGCACGACCCTCGACTCGGCGCGTTTCCGATTCCTCATCGGCGACTATCTGGACGTGAATCCGCGGAGCGTCCACGCCTACATCATCGGGGAGCACGGCGACAGCGCGGTCCCGGTCTGGAGCGTGGCCAACATCGGCGGCATCCGAGTCTCCGACCTCGCCACCGGGGAGGGCAAACGCATCGATGGCGCGGCCATGGACCGCATCTTCGATCAGACCAGGAACGCCGCCTACGAGATCATCCAGCGCAAGAAGTCGACGTACTACGCGATCGGACTCGCCCTCCGAACCGTCGTGGAGGCGGTGCTCCGGGACGAGCAGACCGTGCTCACGGTCTGCTCCCCCATGAAAGGGCAGTTCGGAGTCGAGGGCATCTCCCTCAGCCTGCCGACGATCGTCGGCCACGGAGGGGCCGAGACCGTCCTCCAGCCCCCGCTCGATCCGCGGGAGATCGGCCTCTTCCGCGAGTCGGCCTCCATCCTCCTGGATCAGTACGCCTCCGTGCGGGCGTGA
- a CDS encoding DUF1624 domain-containing protein, translating into MRASRLDGLDLLRGAVMVLMVLDHTRDYFGDATVNPTDLATTTPALFLTRWVTHFCAPVFALLAGAGAYLAGARGRPRAGLAWFLATRGLWLIFLEVTVVRLGLFFDLVSPPIILTVLWSIGASFVALAGLCFLPSRVVGALGLLLIATHGLADRFPPGSDAPSMIRAAYTILLRPGFLPVPGGVAMLVGYPLLPWLGVVAAGYGFGELAGLDPGRRPRVMAALGLLLMASFVGLRAWGMYGEPRPWEEGATPALTALSFLNCTKQPPSPLFVLMTLGPAILGLAAADRFGVRAPAGRALVTLGRVPLFYYLLQWYVIHGLAVLYGLARGLPVGWLFSAAALDRPPPGWTLSIPELYVAWAIVVAILYLPCRWYAGFKSRHPGGWLSYL; encoded by the coding sequence ATGCGGGCGAGTCGGCTCGACGGCCTGGACCTCCTCCGCGGGGCGGTGATGGTCCTCATGGTGCTGGATCACACCCGGGACTACTTCGGCGACGCGACCGTCAACCCGACGGACCTGGCCACGACGACCCCCGCCCTCTTCCTGACCCGTTGGGTCACCCATTTCTGCGCGCCGGTCTTCGCGTTGCTCGCGGGTGCGGGCGCCTACCTGGCCGGGGCCCGCGGACGCCCGCGAGCCGGCCTCGCGTGGTTCCTCGCCACGCGGGGCCTGTGGCTCATCTTCCTCGAGGTGACCGTCGTGCGGCTCGGCCTGTTCTTCGACCTCGTGAGCCCGCCGATCATCCTGACGGTCCTATGGTCGATCGGGGCCTCCTTCGTCGCGCTGGCCGGCCTCTGCTTCCTCCCGAGCCGCGTGGTCGGGGCCCTGGGGCTGCTGCTGATCGCGACCCACGGACTGGCCGACCGGTTCCCGCCGGGGTCGGATGCGCCCTCGATGATCAGAGCGGCCTACACGATCCTGCTCCGCCCCGGCTTCCTGCCGGTGCCCGGCGGGGTCGCCATGCTCGTCGGCTATCCCCTGCTCCCCTGGCTGGGGGTGGTCGCCGCCGGCTACGGATTCGGCGAGCTCGCCGGCCTCGACCCGGGCCGGAGGCCCAGGGTCATGGCGGCCCTCGGCCTGCTGCTCATGGCCTCCTTCGTCGGCCTTCGCGCCTGGGGGATGTACGGGGAACCACGCCCCTGGGAGGAGGGAGCGACGCCGGCCCTGACGGCACTGTCCTTCCTGAATTGCACGAAGCAGCCCCCGTCGCCGCTCTTCGTCCTGATGACCCTCGGCCCGGCGATCCTTGGCCTGGCGGCGGCCGACCGCTTCGGAGTCCGGGCGCCGGCGGGCCGGGCGCTCGTCACGCTCGGCCGGGTCCCGCTGTTCTACTACCTGCTGCAGTGGTATGTGATCCACGGGCTCGCCGTGCTGTACGGCCTGGCCCGGGGGTTGCCGGTGGGCTGGCTCTTCTCGGCCGCTGCGCTGGACAGGCCGCCGCCGGGATGGACGCTCAGCATCCCGGAGCTCTACGTCGCCTGGGCGATCGTGGTGGCCATCCTCTATCTGCCCTGTCGCTGGTACGCCGGGTTCAAGTCTCGCCATCCCGGGGGCTGGCTGTCGTACCTCTGA
- a CDS encoding DNA repair helicase XPB, with product MQYNPANPLIVQGDKTILLEVDNPLHAEARDTIAPFAELEKSPEHIHTYRLTPLSLWNAAAAGMTAEEMISGLETYSKFSLPANLPADLRDLVSRYGRVRLERVDGRLRLVTQDQPLLEELARQRGVRDYLGERIDGTSFAIDDAHRGVLKQSLIAVGYPAEDVAGYTTGTALAVDLRATAKSGSAFHVRDYQRGAVEAFHAGGDVKGGSGVIVLPCGAGKTIVGLAALAAVKAETLVLTTSTTSVEQWRREILDKTDLTEDKVTLYTGDSKEIGPVTLATYQIVTYRPRKDGDFPHFGLFSQRNWGLIIYDEVHLLPAPVFRITADIQARRRLGLTATLVREDHREEDVFSLIGPKKYDVPWRVLESKGWIAEAQCHEIRLGLPPESRMEYAVAEWRDKFRLASENPVKEDLVGLLLDRHDGPEDRVLVIGQYLKQLRRIAERYGLPLITGSTSNSEREDLYGRFRTGALRKLVLSKVGNFAIDLPDANVMIQVSGTFGSRQEEAQRLGRILRPKEGEKGACFYTLVTRDTREMDFSHHRQLFLTEQGYSYEIVDESDLVPSKAPSPAERAG from the coding sequence ATGCAGTACAACCCCGCCAACCCGCTCATCGTGCAGGGGGACAAGACGATCCTCCTGGAGGTTGACAATCCGCTGCACGCCGAGGCCCGGGACACCATCGCGCCGTTCGCCGAGCTGGAGAAGAGCCCCGAGCACATCCACACCTACCGGCTCACGCCGCTCTCGCTCTGGAACGCCGCCGCGGCCGGGATGACGGCCGAGGAGATGATCTCCGGCCTGGAGACCTACTCCAAGTTCTCGCTGCCGGCCAACCTGCCGGCCGACCTGCGCGACCTGGTCAGCCGATACGGGAGGGTCCGCCTGGAGCGAGTCGACGGCCGGCTCCGCCTGGTCACGCAGGATCAGCCGCTGCTCGAGGAGCTGGCCCGCCAGCGGGGCGTGCGGGACTACCTGGGAGAGAGGATCGACGGCACCTCGTTCGCGATCGACGACGCCCATCGCGGCGTGCTGAAGCAGTCGCTGATCGCCGTCGGCTACCCGGCCGAGGACGTCGCCGGCTACACCACCGGCACCGCGCTGGCGGTGGACCTCCGTGCCACGGCGAAGTCGGGATCGGCGTTCCACGTCCGGGACTATCAGCGCGGGGCGGTGGAGGCCTTCCACGCCGGCGGCGACGTCAAGGGGGGGTCGGGGGTGATCGTCCTGCCTTGCGGCGCCGGGAAGACGATCGTCGGCCTGGCGGCGCTCGCGGCGGTCAAGGCGGAGACCCTCGTGCTGACGACGAGCACGACCTCCGTGGAGCAGTGGCGCCGCGAGATCCTCGACAAGACCGACCTGACCGAGGACAAGGTGACCCTGTACACCGGCGACTCCAAGGAGATCGGCCCGGTCACGCTCGCCACCTACCAGATCGTGACGTACCGGCCCAGGAAGGACGGCGACTTCCCGCACTTCGGGCTATTCAGCCAGCGGAACTGGGGGCTGATCATTTACGACGAGGTGCACCTCCTGCCGGCCCCCGTCTTCCGGATCACCGCGGACATCCAGGCGCGGCGACGGCTCGGCCTCACCGCCACGCTCGTCCGCGAGGACCACCGGGAGGAGGACGTCTTCAGCCTGATCGGCCCCAAGAAGTACGACGTGCCCTGGCGCGTGCTCGAGTCCAAGGGCTGGATCGCCGAGGCCCAGTGCCACGAGATCCGCCTCGGCCTGCCGCCCGAGTCGAGGATGGAGTACGCCGTCGCCGAGTGGCGGGACAAGTTCCGGCTGGCGAGCGAGAACCCGGTGAAGGAGGACCTCGTCGGGCTGCTCCTGGATCGCCACGACGGGCCGGAGGACAGGGTCCTGGTCATCGGCCAGTACCTGAAGCAGCTCCGCCGCATCGCGGAGCGATACGGCCTGCCGCTGATCACGGGGTCGACCTCGAATTCCGAGCGCGAGGACCTCTACGGGCGGTTCCGCACCGGGGCCCTCCGCAAGCTCGTCCTCTCGAAGGTCGGGAACTTCGCCATCGACCTGCCGGACGCGAACGTCATGATCCAGGTCTCCGGGACGTTCGGCAGCCGCCAGGAGGAGGCCCAGCGCCTGGGCCGGATCCTCCGGCCGAAGGAGGGCGAGAAGGGGGCCTGCTTCTACACGCTCGTCACCCGGGACACCAGGGAGATGGACTTCTCCCACCACCGCCAGCTCTTCCTCACCGAGCAGGGCTACAGCTACGAGATCGTCGATGAATCCGACCTGGTGCCGTCGAAGGCGCCGTCGCCCGCCGAGAGGGCCGGATGA